Genomic DNA from Longimicrobium sp.:
GGCCGTGGCACTGGGAAGATCCGTTCGGGCAGGAGGCGCCGGCCGCGCGCGGGTTGAACCTGGATGCCTGGTTCTCGGGCCGCGACGCCGTGGAGGTCGCGGCGGGCTTCTTTTCCGGGATCGGGCTGCCGGTGGACGGGGTTCTCGCGCGCAGCGACCTGTACGAGCGCGAGGGCAAGGACCAGCACGCCTTCTGCCAGGACATCGACCGGCAGGGCGACGTGCGCATCCTGTGCAACCTGCGCGCGAACGAAAAGTGGATGGGCACGCTGCTGCACGAGCTGGGGCACGCCGTCTACGATTGCGGCGTCCCCCGCTCACTGCCGTACGTGCTGCGCCAGCCCGCGCACATCCTGTCTACCGAGAGCGTGGCGATGTACTTCGGCCGGCTGACGCGCGAGCCTGCGTGGCTGCACGAGGTGATGGGCGCCAACGTGTCCGCCGCCGAGGCCGCGGAAATCCGCCGCCAGCTGCGCGCGGGAATGCTGGTGGCGGCGCGATGGATGCTGGTGATGGTGTACTTCGAGCGCGAGCTGTACCGCGATCCCGACCGGCCGGACCTGAACGCGGTCTGGTGGGATCTGGTAGAACGCATCCAGGGCGTCAGACACCCCGAGGCGCGGCCGGACGGAACGGAGTGGGCAAGCAAGATCCACCTGTCGCTTTCGCCCGTGTACTATCACAACTACCTGCTGGGCGAGATGATGGCCTCGCAGGTGTCCGCCGCCATCCGGCGCGAGACGGGCCTTCCGCCGAACCGCAGCATCGCGGGCGAGCTGCGCGTGGGAGCCTTCTTCCGCGACCGCATCTTTGCCCCCGGAGCCACGGTGGATTGGAACGGGTTGCTCCTCCACGCCACGGGGGAGGAGCTTTCTCCGCGGCACTTCGTACAGCAGTTCGTCTGAATTCAGTGGGCGTGCCGCATGAGCATCGACGCGTTGCGCACCTTCCTCGCTTGGGCTTCGGTGTATGCGGCGTTCGCCGTCTTCTTCGGCTATTCCGGGTACGGCCTGTACCTGAATTTGAAGGTCGGAGAGTACGTGCGGGGTTGGGTGCCGCCGAAGTCGGAGCGGTGGAACCCGGAGCACTACGCGCCAGGCGTCGAACCGTGGCTCGCCCGCTTGCGACGGTGGGAACGGTGGAGAATCGCGGTCTGGCTGGGATGCCCCATCGGTGGCAATCTGCTGTACTGGCTGCTGACCTCATAAAGACAGTCGGGCGCATCCAAGCGGATGCGCCCGATCGTGCTTCAGGAAAATTCTTCGGGACTCTCGGCCAGAATCATCCCGATCTGCCGTCTCAGGTCGGGGACAGCACTCGTTACGAGATCCCACACCACGTCGTAGTCCACAGCAAAGTAGTGCACGATCAGGCGGTCCGCCGTCTCTGCCCATCGCTGCCATCGAACTTCGGGATGAGACATCCGGAAAGGCTCGGGTACTTCCTTGCACATGGCGCCGATGACCTCCAGGCTCCATGCGAAGGCGCGCGTCCGGGTGGCGTCACCGACGAATTGCTCGCGCGGCAAGCCGCGGCCCTGATGCACGAGGAAATCGGCCTCATCCAGAATGTGCCGCAGGTACACGTGCGGGGAGAATCCCATCTGCTTCCGAGTCGTCGCAGGTTTACCATCAACCGTGCCAATGTAATTGGACGCGCGTTACACCGCAAAGGGTTTTGAGGCCGCCGGAGCGGGAGCTCTCGTGCAGAGGTAGATGTCGTCCGCAGCGGGCGCCAGGCCCATGGGGACTGCGTCCTCCGGTGAGACCAGGTCCCGCGACAGGAGGCGCGTCATCGCGCGGTGCCGATCGACATCCCCAGGCGCACGGGCTGGTCCACCACCAGCGAGGGGAGCAGTTCCACGCGGCCGGGCTCGAAGACCAGGACCACGGTGGAGCCCAGGTGAAAGGTCATCACCTCGTCGCCGCGGTTCACGCGGACGGGCGGGTCGTAGGTTCGCGCGGCGGATCGGAGGCCCCGGCGGTTGGTCACCCAGGCGTTCTCGCCCGGTGGCGCGTTCCAGGCGCGGTCGAACGCCGCGCTGATGCGGCCCACGTTGTAGGCGCCCACCGCCACGACGGCAACGCGCCCCATCGGCCCGTCCACGTGGCACATCAGCCGCTCGTTGCGCGCGAACAGGTCCTGCGTGTGCGCCACCGACGGCGCGTTCACCGGCAGCAGCCACCCGGGAACGTGCCGCGCCTCGCGGATCTCCCCGCCGACCGGCGCGTGGATGCGGTGGTAGTCCTTGGGGGAGAGATAGAGAGTAATGAACGAACCGCCCTCGTACCGCGCCGCGGCGGCCTCATCCTCCAGCAGCTGCGCCACCTCATACAGCCGCCCCTTGGCCTGGATCAGCCGCCCCTCGCGCACGGTGCCCAGCTGCCCCACGGCTCCGTCGACCGGGCTGGCGACCACGGACGGGTCCGACGGCCAGGTGCGCGCGCCCGCCGCCAGCCTGCGCGTGAAGAAGCGGTTGAGCGTGGGATACGCCTCCAGCGGCAGCTCCGCCTCGGCCACGTCGGCACCGACGGCCCGCGCGAAGGCGCCGAGGACGGCGGGACGCATGCGCGCGGGAATGGGCGCGTCCGCCAGCCGGCCGAAGCCGCGGCTGAGCGCCCCCTGCGGCAGGCGCTTCAGCAGCGACAGCGCGGCGCGCCAGCGAAGGGTGGGAAGCTCGGGCGATTCGTGGGATCGATGCATTCCGGCGGCGGTGCCGGCCTGCGCCCCGGTGACGGAGCGCATCGGCCGCTGTGGTGTTAGATTGGGCGCGTCCCGGCGCTCGGGACCACGTGGACGAAAACGCGCATCATCAAGAACGGCAACGGCTTGAGTACCCTCATCTCATCCACCATCCGAATCCCCAGCACCACCCGCGTGCTGGCGAACGGCCTGCGCGTGGTGGCGCACGAAGACCCGTCGGCGCCCATCGTTACGGTGCACCTTATGTTCCGGGCCGGCTCGCGCGACGAGCGGCCGGGGCGCACCGGGCTGGCGCACCTGCTGGAGCACCTGATGTTCGAGGGCTCGCAGCACGCGCCCAAGGGGCACTTCGACGACGCCCTGGAGCGCGTGGGCGGCAGCAACAACGGCAGCACCTGGCTGGACCGCACCAACTACTACGAGACGGTGCCCACGCACGCCGTGGAGCTGCCGCTGTGGCTGGAGCGCGACCGCATGGCGTTCTTCCTCCCCATGCTCACCGGCGAGGTGCTGGAGCTGCAGCGCGGCGTGGTGATGAACGAGCGGCGCCAGGTGATCGAGAACCGCCCGTACGGAATGGCCGACGAGCAGCTACATGAGCTGCTCTTTCCCGCGGACCACCCGTACTCGTGGCCCACCATCGGCTACATGCGCGACCTGGAGCAGATTACGCTCGAGGACGCCCGGGCATTCTACCAGACCTACTACACCCCCGGCAACGCGGTGCTCGTCTTCGCCGGCGACATCGAGGCGGGGCGCGCCTTCGAGCTCGCCGAGCGCTACTTCGGCGACCTTCCCGCCGGCCCCGCGCTCCCGCCGCCGCCCGTGCCCGTGATGCCGCCCCCGCCCAACGGGGCGCGTCGGGTGATGGAGGACGACGTCTCCTTTCCGCGCATCATGCAGGCCTTCGCCGTGCCAGCGTACGGCACGCCCGACTGGATTGCGCTCGACGTGCTGGCCTACCTGCTGGCGGATGGAGACAGCAGCCGCCTGCAGCGGGCGCTGGTGCGCGACGGGCGCCTGGCGCAGGACGTGGATTCGTACCTGTATCCCACCGCGCTCTGCGGGGTGTTCGGGTTCGTCAGCACGGCGCGGTCGGAGGTGGAACCCGAGGCGCTGGAGCACGCCATCCGCCAGGTGGTGGACGAGGTGATCGCGAACGGGGTGACGGACGAGGAATTGACCGGCGCCGTCCGCCGCGTGCGCCGCGACCAGGTGTCGGAGCTGGCGACGGTGGAGGAACGCGCCGACGCCCTGGCCTACGCCGCGACGGTGCTGGGCGACGCGGACGCTGTTCACACGGTGCTGGACGGCTATGCCGAGGTCACGACGGACGACCTGCGCCGCGTGGCCGCCGAGTACCTGGTGCCGGAACGCGGTGCGACACTGGTGGTGGTCCCCCGCCCCGGCCAGGAGGATGACGAGGAGGACGATGATGAGTGAGACGCGCACGATCGCCGTCCTTCCGCCGCCGGTCCCCGGCGCGCCACCCCGCACCCGCGCCCCGCGCCCGGAGCGCTGGACGATGGACAACGGGCTGCAGGTGATCGCCCTGCCGCGATCCACCGTGCCGCAGGTGGTGCTGCGCATGGCGTTCGCCGCCGGCTCCGCCGCCGATCCCGCCGAGTTCCCCGGCACCGCCTCGCTGACGGGCGGCCTGCTGACGGAGGGGACGGAGACGATGACGGCCGACGAGCTGAACGCGCGGCTCGACGGCCTGGGCGCGTCCGTCCACGCCAGCGTCGGCCACGACTTCGCCGAGGTGGAGGCCGTCTTCCTGTCGGAGACGCTGGCGGAAGGCATCGCGCTGATGGCCGAGGTCGCCATCCGCCCGACGTTCCCCGAGCGCGAGGTGGAGCGCATCCGCGCCGAGTCGCTCGACGCCATCCTGTCGCGCCTGGACGAGCCCGCCAACGTAGCCGAAGACCGCTCGGCCCTGGAGGTGTTCGGCCCGGCGCACCCGTACGGCCACCCGCCGTTCGGCACGGCGGAGGGCATCCGCACCGTCCCGCGCGACGCGCTGGTGGCCTTTCACGCCGCGCACTACCGCCCCCGCGGCGCGTTCCTGGTCGCCTCGGGCGACTTCGACACCGCCGAGCTGCGCGCGCTGCTCGACGAGGCGTTCGCGGGATGGACGGGCGAGCCGCCCTCGATCGGATACGGGGCGGACGCCGACGCGGCCGTAGCGGCCGGCCGTCTGGTGGTGGTGCCGTGGGAAGACGCCGCACAGTCCGAAATCCGCATCGCGGGGCTGGGGCTGGACCGCCTGTCGCCGGACTGGTTCGCGGGGTCCGTGGCCAACTACGTCCTGGGCGGGTCCACCATTACGGGCCGGCTGGGGTCCAACCTGCGCGAAGACAAGGGATGGACGTACGGCGCGCGTTCGTACTTCCTTCCCGGGCTGGCGCTGGGCGGCTGGGTGGCGGAGACGGCGGTGGACGTGGAGGTGACGGCCGCCGCGGTGCAGGAGATGTTGAGCGAGATGCGGCGGCTGGCGGACGAGCGCGTCCCCGACGACGAGCTGCGCCGGGCCAAGGACGCCATGATCCTGTCGCTTCCGCGCTACTTCGAAACGCCCAGCGGCGTGGCCGGGCGCTTCGTCACCCTGGAAGCGTACAGCCTGCCCCATGATTACTGGGACACCTACGCCGACCGCGTGGAGGCGGTGACGGCGGAAGACGTGCAGCGCGTGGCCCGCCAGGTGTTCCACCCCGACCGGGTGGTGCGCGTGGTGGTCGGGGCGATGCCCGAAGCCGGGGCTTGAACGAAAACGTGCCCGGTCCCAGGCGGGCATCGCCTGGGACCGGGCACCGTCGGTAGGGCCGCGACCGGGTTTAGAACACCGTGTCGTTCCGCTCCGGCCGCCACACCGCGTCGTCGTCGGCCTCGTCGCGGTGCTCGGCGACGGCGGTGGCCAGCACGGGAACGGGCACGTTCCGCGAGTAGCGCATCATTCCTTCCCAGCCGCACGACGTGCACCAGCGGCGGCCCATGAAGCGCCGGATGGGCGTCAACATGCGATGCCGCAGCAGGATGGTTTCGCCACTACAGCGGGGGCATTCGCGGCCGGCGGGCAGCAGGGCCACCAGGAGCGCCAGCGGCGCCAGGAGCATCACCACCCACAGCGCCGTCATGAACATCCAGAACATCGGGTCCTCCTGGTTCCTGCATCGGAGCCCTTGGGGCTGCACCGGCCGCCACCGGTACGATCGCCTTTCTGCTCAGGCAACCCGCGTGCCGCCCGGTAGCCACGTGGACATCCGTTTCACTCGGGACGTTGTGTTGCGATTCGGCACCCACTCCCGCCCCTCAGGTGGGGCTGTTTTCCGACTCCACCGATGCTGCTGAGTGTCCATCCAGAGCACCCCGAACCCGCCACGCTCGCACATGCCGCACAGGTGCTGCGCAATGGCGGACTCGTGGCGTTCCCTACCGAAACCGTCTACGGGCTGGGGGCGCACGCGCTGGATCCGGATGCCGTCGCCCGCATCTTTGCCGCGAAGGGACGCCCGGGCTACAACCCGCTGATCGTCCACGTCGCCGATGCGGACGCGGCCCGCCGGCTCGCGTCGCAGTGGCCGGACGAGGCGCGGCGGCTGGCAGATGCATTCTGGCCCGGTCCCCTCACGCTCGTCCTTCCCAAGGACGGCGCGGTGCCCGATGCCGTCACCGCCGGGCTGCCCAGCGTCGCGCTCCGCGTGCCTGCGCATCCGGTAGCCCACGCGCTCCTGCGGGTCGCGGCCATCCCCGTCGCCGCGCCCAGCGCGAACCGCTCCACGCAGGTTTCGCCCACGACTGCCGCCCACGTGCTCGAGGGGCTGGGGGACCGTGTGGACGTAATCGTGGACGGCGGGCCCTGCCCCGTGGGCATCGAGTCCACCGTAATCAGCCTGGCGGGCCCTCGCCCCACGCTGCTTCGCCCGGGCACCGTCTCCATCGACGACCTGCGTGCGGTGATCGGCGACGTCGCGCTCCCCTCCGCCGATCCCCACGCCGAAGCCGCCCGCCCGTCTCCCGGGATGATGGACCGGCACTACGCCCCACGCGCCACCGTGCGCATCATCCCGCGTGAGGACCGGGACCGCGCGATCGAAGCGGCCGCGCGGGAGGTGGATGGAGGCAGGCGCATCGGCGGGCTGCTGCTCCATGACGCCGATCCGCGGATCGCGCCAGTGATCCGCATGCCCGCCGATCCCGCGGGATACGCCAGCCGCCTCTACGCCGCGCTGCACGAGCTGGACGCCGCGGGATGCGACGCCATCCTGGTCGACGCCGTTCCGGACGACCCCGCCTGGGCCGGCATCCGCGACCGCCTGCGCCGTGCGGCACACCGGTAGCCATCCGCGTTTGGGTCAACCGACCCATCCCGGAACGAAACGATGCCGCGATCTTTGTCGTAACCACTCGCGCCGCCACAAACATCGTACGCCGTGCCGTTGCGTATCACGTTTGTAGCAGTGGAGATGCGGCAAAAAAGTTCTGGCGTCGGAAAGGTGGGGCTGCTACAATTGTGTCGCGGCAAACCCACCCCTCCCCGCCGCGGCCAATCCCACCAGCAGGACTGAACGGACATGAACTCAACTCGCAGATTCGCCACAATCGCCGCGCTCGCGGTACTGATGGGAGCCACGTACGCCGAGTCGGCTTCGGCGCAGATCGGCGGGCGGCTTCGCGGCGCCGTCGGGCGCGTCACCGGCGGCAGGCTGAGCCTGGACCAGCTAGTCGGCGGCGACCATCCCATCACCACCAGCCTGGAGCACGCGCGCTGGGCGGTGGACTCGCTCGACAACTTCACTCCGCGCGAGAGCAAGCGCTCCATGCTGCAGCTTCAGCGCACGCCCAACGGCGGGTTCGTGCTGCAGCCCGGCTACTGGGAGATGCACACCCAGAGCTACTGCCTGAAGGCCGGCACGCACGGCCCCGGCGGCGGCGACGGCTACCTGTTCGCGCCCACGGCGGGCCCGGCGGAGGACGCGGTGACCACCATCCTGCGCAACTCGGTGAACCATCCCGAGATCGCCCAGAGCGACATCCAGACGCTGCTGTGGGCCATCATCGCGCGGGCGAAGTTCGAGGACCTGTCGCCGCAGCACAAGGCGACCGCCGCGCGCCTGCTGACGCCCGGCCAGCTCACGCGCCTGAACCGCAGCGCGCTGGACCTGGTTCCGGGCGACGAGATGGGTGCCCTGATGAACCGCGTTCCCGGCCCGCTGCGGCAGATCGTGGAAGCCGAGAACCAGCTTCGCCGCATGGTGACGGACCCGGGCGCCAGCTTCGCCGAAATGGAGCGCGTGGCCGTGCTCGCAGGCGCGGTGGGCATCGGCCCCGGCAGCCGTGCGGTCCCCAGCGGCCGCTGGTCGCTGCACCCGGACGGCTACTACGTGCGCTACATTCCGCAGGGCTACAGCTACACGGTTACGCAGCTCTGGGTGCCGCAGGGCAGCCCGGCGGTGGGCAAGGAGTACGATCCGGCCACGCACATCGCGGTGCCGGGAAACACCAGCCGCCAGCGCCTGGTACAGTCCGGCCGCGCGCACCAGGGCCACTGAGCCGCGGACGGTGATCGACTGGAAACGGGCCGGCGAGCAATCGCCGGCCCGCTTTGTCGTCGCGCCCAGCCATCTGTCATCCAGAGGCCCAAGCGCACCGAACCAGCCCGTACGCCGCTCCACGCGGGCCGAAGGATCTAGCCGCGGAAACGTACCAGCCCGGGCGCGGCAGCGGTCACGGAAACCCGAGACCTCGAATCCGCGGGGGCCCTCACCCGTCCGCGGCCTCGGCCCTGCTGGGGCGACTGAAGTCGCGGCAACAAGGGCCCAAAGTCCGCCTTCGCGGACTGCACGCGCAGTCGAGTGCACCAGGCCGGCCGAAGCGCAGTTCAGGTCTCCCCCTCCCCTGCGCGGCGGGGGACGGGGGCCGGGGCGGCCGGGGGGAGGGGGCTCCCGCAACATGCGACGCAGCCAGTCGAACCGCGATCGACGTTCTCCTCTCTCCCGCGCTGTTTGCGGGGGAGAGGCCGGGAGAGGGGGCGGCCGCGGCATGCGCAGGCACCGTAGCGAACCCCGATCAAAGGTCTGGTGCTGGACCGCGCGAGGGGGCCGGATCACGCGATCCAGCACCCTCGTCCGCTCCCCATACCACACACCCGGCACGCATGCTGCCCCTGCGGACGGGATCGATCACCCGTACGCCAGAGAGTGACCCATGCCGTTCCAGGTACGCAGCGCCGGATGCATGTTCAGCATCATCGCTTCCATCGTCCTCACCATCCTCCTCAACGTCGGCTTGCGCGCCTGCTCCGGCTGACTCAGTTCTGAACGTTCGGCCGGGGCCAGCGCCGTTCGGGGTTGCCCAGGGCGCGCAGGTCCTCCGAGGCGAGCGCCGCCGGAGCCGTCCGCCTGCACACCCCGGTCGAGAGCTTGCCGTCCGCGCCTGCGTGGGCGTACACGAGGTACCGAGCACCGCGGTCGAAATCCAGCCCGCAGTCCCCTCCGCCCATGCCGGTGAGCACGACCACCTTGGGAGCAGAGACGCCCTTCCAGACTCCGTCCACGCGAAAGCCGACCATCCGCGCCGGCCGCCAGCGGCCAGGTTCGGGGCTCACCGTCGTTTCCCGGATACTGACCACGGTGCCCGTGAACACGGCAGTCGCGGACTCCAGCGCGGACTGGGGCGTCGGCGGCGGTACCACGCACCTGCATGTGCTGCAGGGCCCGGCGAACGAGAGCGCCGCGGCGAAGAGGGCGGGCAGGATCATGTGCTCGAAAGGAGGTGAGTGGTGGAATGCGCCTCCGGCTGCGGGCCGGGGCTCTGGCGGTGCTTGGCCTCCATGAGCGCCCGGTCGGCCGCCAGGAGAAGGTCGTCCATACCAGCCATGGGCGGCGCGAACTCGGCCACGCCGGTGCTGATGGTGAGCGGAACGCGCGCGCCGGCCCAGCGCACGTTCGCCGCGGCGACGGTGCGCCGCAGCCGCTCGGCCGTCTCGCCGGCCCGCTCGGCACCGGTATGCGGCAGGAGCGCGATGAACTCGTCGCCCCCGAAGCGCGCGAAAACGTCGGTGTCACGCAGCGCACCCCGGCAGCACTCCACCACCGCGCGGATCACGTAGTCGCCCGCCAGGTGCCCGTGCCGGTCGTTCACCTGCTTGAAGCGGTCGACGTCCAGCATCACCACCGAAAACGGCTCGCCGTAGCGAAGCGCGCGCTGCACCTGCTGCTCCACGAGGGCCACCAGATGGCGGCGGTTGTACGCCCCGCTCAGCGGATCCACGATCGACAGCCTGCGCATCTCTTCCCGCGCCGCGCGAAGCTGCACCACCAGCCGCAGCTCCAGCGTCACGAACAGTGGCGCGCACACCGCCGGCACCAGGGCAGAAAGCGCCATCGCCGTCGCGTTCATCCCCCCGAACCACAGCACCATCATCACCGCGGTGGCCGCCACCGACGCCGCGATGGATGCAACGACGACGATGATCCCGGTCATCACGGTGCCGAAGCGGTCGAGGAGGCGCAAAAGGATCATGAAGCGCGGCCAGGGATGATGCAGGGAGCCGGTGGCGGGGTCACGCGCGCGGGCAAACGCGACCGAACCAAATGTTGCTGCTACCCGGGCGGAGAGGCAAGCAATATCTCCCGCCACGCTCCACCCCGATGCGTCGCGAAGCGCCCGGCGCTGGATGGCCACGTTCGGGTTCTTCTGCGCCTCGGCCGGAAGCGACAGCCGGCGTTCGTCGGTCAAGAGCTCCAACACCAGCGATTCGCGCCTGGAGCGCAGCAGGTCGTCAGCGGCCAGGTACCCCCCGGACCAGCCGGGTCAGGCGCGCTGCCGTTCCACCATCCGGGCGAAGGCGCCGTCGCGGGCCATCAGCTCATCGAAGGTACCCGACTCGGCCACGCGGCCCCCATCCAGGACGTAGATGCGGTCGGCGTTGACGATGGTGCTGAGCCGGTGGGCAATGACCAGCCGGGTGGCGTTCAGCTGCTCCAGGTTCCTCACCACCACCTCCTGCGTGCGGTTGTCGAGGGCGCTGGTGGCCTCGTCCAGGAGGATCACCCGCGGCCGGCTGACGATGGCCCGCGCGATGAGCATGCGCTGGCGCTGCCCGCCGGAGAAGTTGGTGCCCTTGTCGTTGATGAAGGTGTACATCCCCATGGGCAGCTCGCGGATCTCGTTTTCCAGGCACATCATCCGCGCCGCCCACCAGGCGTCTTCGAGGCCCAGGTTGCGGCTACCGATGATGTTGGCGAAGATGGTTCCCACCAGCGGCTGCCCGTCCTGGAGAACTACGCCTACCTGGCGCCGCACGGAGTGCGCGTCCACCCGCGAAAGCTCGTGCCCGTCGACGAGCACCGTTCCCGACGCCGGCTGCTCGAAGCCCAGCAGCAGGCGAAGGCAGGTGGACTTCCCCGAGCCCGAGGGCCCCACCAGGGCCACGAACTCGCCGGCACCCACGCGAATGGAGACGTCGTCCAGCACCGGCGGACCGTCGGCCGCGTACCGGAATGACACGCCGCGCAGCTCCAGCTCGCCCGCCAGCTCGCCCACCTCGGGGCGCTCGTCGCCCACCTCAGGCGCGGCTTCCAAGATGGGCTTCATGCGCTCGTACACCGGCACGGTGGCGAACACCTGCGTAGCTACCGAGAGCACGCCGAAGACAGCGGCCTGGAACTGCCCGAACGCCACGTTGAAGGCCAGGAACTCGCCCACCGTGAGGTCGCCGCCCAGGGCTCCCAGGGCGGCGAACAGCACCAGGGGGGCCAGCATGGCGTAGGTGGTGTTCACCACCGCCTGCAGGTTGGCCAGCCGCTGCGAACGCATCTCAGCCTGGCGCTGCGCGGCGTAGGCCCGCGCCCACTCGCCGCGGGCGCGGGCCTCCGCGCCCGCCACCCGCAGCTTGAGGATGCCCCCGAGCAGGTCGAAGAGAAGGCTGGAGACGCGCCCGCGCTGGTGGTGAAGCTGGCGCTGTTCGCGGATCTGCGCCCGTGCCACGGCCAGCGTCACCCCCGCCAGGGCGGCGACCAGCAGGGTCGCCACCCCGGCGAGGGACGGGCTGTAGTAGAAGAGCAGCCCGAAGCTGAAGAGGGAAAAGACAAACGAGAGGACGGCGCTGAGCACGTGCCCCGAAAGCACGCCGCGGATGGCCTCGATGCCCATGGCGCGGGCGTGCAGGTCGCCCACGCTGTAGCGGCGGAAGAACGACACAGGCAACGAGAGCAGGTGGTCCCACACCCCGCCCTGCACCGCCTGGTCGAGCTTGGCTTCCACCCGCAGCACGGCGAAGGCCCGGGCCAGGTGGAAGAGCCCGGCGGCCAGGGCGCTTCCCACCAGGGCGGCGGCCAGCGCCAGCACCTCGCCCCGGTCGCCGCGCGGCAGCGCCGACCCCACCAGCCGCGCCGTGGCCAGGGGCGCCGCCAGCCCCAGCAGCCCGGCCAGGCACCCTACCGCCGCCACCGTGCGCAGCTCGCGCCGCGACGACCGGAGGGCGGCGCGCAGCAGGTCGCCCGCGCCCAAGGGGCGCCGCGGAAGGGGCGCGTAGAACACGAAGGCGCGCGCGTCCAGCGTGGCGGCGACGGCTCCCGTAACCGGCACCCGGGTGCCGTCCGCCGGGTCCAACAGGAGGTAGCGCGCGGTCCCCGCGGGAAGCAGCGCCACAGGGTCGCCGCCCCGGAACGCCAGCAGGGGGCCATGGTCCGCGCGCCACCACGCGTCCCTCAGCGTCACGGCCCGGTGTCTCACCCGCGAGGCGCCGCAGATGCCCTCGACGGTGTAGGGGACCG
This window encodes:
- a CDS encoding NHLP bacteriocin export ABC transporter permease/ATPase subunit yields the protein MTVTGYGAGAPARAATPEPGAGGRDGRLLAACRLVGAARQIGFRAPRRTHSAVPYTVEGICGASRVRHRAVTLRDAWWRADHGPLLAFRGGDPVALLPAGTARYLLLDPADGTRVPVTGAVAATLDARAFVFYAPLPRRPLGAGDLLRAALRSSRRELRTVAAVGCLAGLLGLAAPLATARLVGSALPRGDRGEVLALAAALVGSALAAGLFHLARAFAVLRVEAKLDQAVQGGVWDHLLSLPVSFFRRYSVGDLHARAMGIEAIRGVLSGHVLSAVLSFVFSLFSFGLLFYYSPSLAGVATLLVAALAGVTLAVARAQIREQRQLHHQRGRVSSLLFDLLGGILKLRVAGAEARARGEWARAYAAQRQAEMRSQRLANLQAVVNTTYAMLAPLVLFAALGALGGDLTVGEFLAFNVAFGQFQAAVFGVLSVATQVFATVPVYERMKPILEAAPEVGDERPEVGELAGELELRGVSFRYAADGPPVLDDVSIRVGAGEFVALVGPSGSGKSTCLRLLLGFEQPASGTVLVDGHELSRVDAHSVRRQVGVVLQDGQPLVGTIFANIIGSRNLGLEDAWWAARMMCLENEIRELPMGMYTFINDKGTNFSGGQRQRMLIARAIVSRPRVILLDEATSALDNRTQEVVVRNLEQLNATRLVIAHRLSTIVNADRIYVLDGGRVAESGTFDELMARDGAFARMVERQRA